Proteins from a genomic interval of Qipengyuania sp. JC766:
- the glyS gene encoding glycine--tRNA ligase subunit beta: MTDFLLELRSEEIPARMQADARSELERLFRREMDAAGIAVDDVTVWSTPRRLALVARGLPEATKAVSEEAKGPPEGAPDQAVEGFCRKNGVTRDQLEVRDVKGRNTYFAVIEKPGRATRDLLAEAIPAIVRGFSWPKSMRWGAASLSTESLRWVRPLSGIVALLGEDVVECEVYGVTSGAVTLGHRFHHSGDITIGGADDYAVKLRAAHVIVDQDERAALIRKGAQDVAQQAGLALVEDEGLVIENAGLTEWPIPLLGRFDEEFLDVPPEVIQLTARVNQKYFVCDGEGGALANAFICTANIEAADGGAAIVDGNRKVLAARLSDARFFWDVDRKTSLADHAAKLQRITFHEKLGTLADKVDRVAKLARWLVEEGIVAGADPDMAEQAARLAKADLVTEMVGEFPELQGLMGGYYARAEGLPDEVADAIRDHYKPVGQGDEVPTAPVTVAVSLADKLDTLRSFFSIDEKPTGSKDPFALRRAALGTIRIVQENRLRMAIAQGELLDFFADRLKVQQREAGVRHDLIDAVFAAQKDGDGGEDDLVRLLARVHALQSFMESEDGANLLAGYKRAANILKKEDWAGGDHLSPHTGEEDPLALVDDPDLRDALRSHSGDAAKKSLSYTPEKAEQALIDALDAAEPRAASAVEAEDLGAAMAALASLRAPIDAFFEEVTVNDEDPDKRRARLDLLARFRAAVHNVADFGRIEG; encoded by the coding sequence ATGACCGATTTCCTTCTCGAACTGCGCAGCGAGGAAATCCCCGCACGGATGCAGGCCGACGCGCGAAGCGAGCTGGAGCGGCTGTTCCGCCGGGAGATGGACGCTGCCGGGATCGCGGTCGACGACGTCACCGTCTGGTCCACGCCGCGCCGCCTCGCGCTGGTCGCCCGCGGACTTCCCGAGGCCACGAAGGCCGTCAGCGAAGAAGCCAAGGGCCCGCCCGAAGGCGCGCCCGACCAGGCGGTGGAGGGTTTCTGCCGCAAGAACGGCGTCACGCGCGACCAGCTCGAAGTGCGCGACGTGAAGGGCCGCAACACCTATTTTGCGGTGATCGAGAAGCCGGGCCGCGCGACACGCGACCTGCTGGCCGAGGCGATCCCCGCCATCGTGCGCGGTTTCAGCTGGCCCAAGTCCATGCGCTGGGGTGCGGCATCGCTCAGCACCGAGTCCCTGCGCTGGGTACGCCCGCTGTCGGGCATCGTGGCCCTGCTGGGCGAGGACGTGGTCGAGTGCGAAGTGTACGGCGTCACCAGCGGCGCGGTCACGCTCGGCCACCGGTTCCACCATTCCGGCGATATCACGATCGGCGGTGCAGACGATTACGCGGTGAAGCTGCGTGCCGCGCATGTCATAGTGGACCAGGACGAACGCGCCGCGCTGATCCGCAAGGGCGCGCAGGACGTGGCGCAGCAGGCCGGTCTCGCATTGGTCGAGGACGAAGGCCTAGTGATCGAGAACGCGGGCCTTACCGAATGGCCGATCCCGCTGCTCGGTCGCTTCGACGAGGAATTCCTCGACGTCCCGCCCGAGGTGATCCAGCTGACCGCGCGGGTGAACCAGAAGTATTTCGTCTGCGACGGCGAGGGCGGGGCGCTCGCCAATGCCTTCATCTGCACGGCGAATATCGAGGCGGCAGACGGCGGCGCGGCCATCGTCGATGGCAACCGCAAGGTCCTGGCCGCGCGCCTGTCCGACGCGCGCTTCTTCTGGGACGTGGACCGCAAGACTTCGCTGGCGGACCACGCCGCGAAACTGCAGCGGATCACCTTCCACGAGAAGCTGGGCACATTGGCCGACAAGGTCGACCGCGTCGCGAAGCTCGCGCGCTGGCTGGTCGAGGAAGGCATCGTCGCAGGCGCCGATCCGGACATGGCGGAACAGGCCGCGCGCCTCGCCAAGGCGGACCTCGTCACCGAAATGGTCGGCGAATTCCCCGAACTGCAGGGCCTGATGGGCGGCTATTACGCCCGCGCCGAAGGCCTGCCTGACGAAGTGGCCGACGCCATCCGCGATCACTACAAGCCGGTCGGCCAGGGCGACGAAGTGCCGACTGCTCCGGTGACGGTGGCGGTGAGCCTGGCGGACAAGCTGGATACTCTCCGCAGCTTCTTTTCCATCGACGAGAAGCCGACCGGGTCGAAAGACCCGTTCGCGTTGCGACGCGCGGCACTCGGGACGATCCGGATCGTGCAGGAAAACCGCCTTCGCATGGCAATTGCGCAAGGCGAGTTGCTCGACTTCTTCGCCGACCGTCTCAAGGTTCAGCAGCGCGAGGCGGGTGTCCGCCACGACCTGATCGACGCGGTGTTTGCTGCCCAGAAAGATGGTGACGGGGGCGAGGACGATCTCGTCCGCCTGCTCGCCCGGGTCCATGCGCTCCAGTCCTTCATGGAAAGCGAGGACGGCGCCAACCTGCTCGCCGGGTACAAGCGGGCGGCGAACATCCTCAAGAAGGAAGACTGGGCCGGAGGGGACCACCTGTCCCCGCATACGGGCGAGGAAGATCCGCTCGCGCTGGTGGACGATCCGGACCTGCGCGACGCGCTGCGCAGCCATTCGGGCGACGCGGCGAAGAAATCGCTGTCCTACACGCCCGAAAAGGCGGAACAGGCCCTGATCGACGCACTCGACGCGGCCGAGCCCCGGGCGGCATCGGCGGTCGAGGCGGAGGATCTCGGCGCGGCCATGGCGGCGCTCGCCTCCTTGCGCGCGCCGATCGACGCATTCTTCGAGGAGGTGACGGTGAACGACGAGGATCCGGACAAGCGCCGCGCGCGGCTTGACCTGCTCGCCCGGTTCCGCGCCGCCGTCCACAATGTCGCAGATTTCGGCCGGATCGAAGGGTGA
- a CDS encoding glycine--tRNA ligase subunit alpha codes for MDRDPRKSFQDMILALHDFWSERGCLILQPYDMRMGAGTFHTATTLRALGPEPWNAAFVQPCRRPTDGRYGENPNRLQHYYQYQVILKPSPPEIQEMYLESLRVIGIDPLKHDIRFVEDDWESPTLGAWGLGWEVWCDGMEVTQFTYFQQMGGFDCKPVAGELTYGLERLAMYIQGVDNVYDLDFNGRGVSYGQVFLENERQMSKWNFEVAETDALFDLFAKAEAECRNALDADVPIAAYEQAVEASHIFNLLQARGVISVQERASYMGRVRELARGSCEKYAELMAPAWQENFPEWSL; via the coding sequence ATGGACCGCGACCCTCGTAAATCCTTCCAGGACATGATCCTCGCCCTTCACGATTTCTGGAGCGAGCGGGGCTGCCTGATCCTGCAGCCATACGACATGCGGATGGGGGCGGGGACGTTCCACACGGCGACCACGTTGCGCGCACTCGGTCCGGAACCCTGGAACGCCGCTTTCGTCCAGCCCTGCCGTCGCCCGACCGACGGGCGCTATGGCGAGAACCCAAACCGGCTCCAGCACTACTACCAGTACCAGGTGATCCTGAAGCCGAGCCCGCCCGAGATTCAGGAGATGTATCTCGAAAGCCTGCGCGTCATCGGCATCGATCCGCTCAAGCACGACATCCGTTTCGTGGAGGACGACTGGGAAAGCCCCACGCTGGGCGCCTGGGGCCTCGGCTGGGAAGTCTGGTGCGACGGGATGGAAGTCACCCAGTTCACTTATTTCCAGCAGATGGGCGGCTTCGACTGCAAGCCCGTGGCAGGCGAGCTGACCTACGGGCTGGAGCGTCTCGCGATGTACATCCAGGGCGTCGACAACGTCTACGACCTCGACTTCAACGGACGCGGCGTGAGCTACGGGCAGGTCTTCCTCGAAAACGAGCGGCAGATGTCGAAGTGGAACTTCGAGGTGGCAGAGACCGATGCACTGTTCGACCTGTTCGCCAAGGCGGAGGCCGAATGCCGCAACGCCCTCGACGCGGACGTGCCGATCGCCGCTTACGAACAGGCGGTCGAGGCGAGCCACATCTTCAACCTGCTGCAGGCGCGCGGCGTGATCAGCGTGCAGGAACGCGCCAGCTATATGGGCCGGGTCCGTGAACTCGCGCGCGGGTCGTGCGAGAAATACGCCGAACTCATGGCTCCGGCATGGCAGGAAAACTTCCCGGAGTGGTCGCTATGA
- a CDS encoding UrcA family protein, translating into MKKTALIAAALAFVPGVAMAEDLPSIAVETADLDLATADGQARLGDRVNTAIRIACRSGDRTIVSLRMERECASTMRKQAEGQVRLAIAAAREERFAALDLDPGA; encoded by the coding sequence ATGAAAAAGACTGCACTGATTGCCGCTGCCCTCGCCTTCGTTCCCGGTGTTGCCATGGCCGAAGACCTGCCCAGCATCGCGGTAGAAACCGCCGACCTCGACCTTGCGACGGCTGACGGTCAGGCCCGGCTCGGCGATCGGGTAAATACCGCCATCCGCATCGCCTGCCGCTCCGGCGACAGGACCATCGTCTCCCTCCGGATGGAGCGCGAATGCGCCTCGACCATGCGGAAGCAGGCCGAAGGGCAGGTCCGCCTCGCCATCGCCGCAGCGCGCGAAGAACGCTTCGCGGCGCTCGACCTCGATCCGGGCGCTTGA
- a CDS encoding helix-turn-helix transcriptional regulator, producing the protein MKNRLKVLRAERDWSQAELAGQLDVSRQAVNAIETGKHDPSLPLAFRIARLFQMPIEEIFDDGHD; encoded by the coding sequence ATGAAGAACCGCCTCAAGGTCCTGCGCGCGGAGCGTGACTGGAGCCAGGCCGAACTAGCCGGACAGCTCGACGTATCACGCCAAGCCGTCAATGCGATCGAGACCGGCAAGCACGACCCGTCGCTTCCGCTCGCCTTTCGTATTGCGCGCCTTTTCCAGATGCCCATCGAGGAGATTTTCGATGACGGACACGATTGA
- a CDS encoding TraB/GumN family protein produces the protein MKSTFKSLALAASSLSLLFAGAGCAPMDGARSASSDAAMWQKPAGAEGPAMWKVSDEDTTIYLFGTIHVLPEGLDWYTPTVANALTGSDIMVTEILGDAMSDTETAQLMQTKGMLPQGTTLRSLLDEEQTAKYEAALAKIGIPAANFDGFKPWSVALTLSVLPLIQEGYKIDEGVEQKLEEYAGEDLARGNLETVGEQLAIFDNLPQEDQIEFLMAAAEETDNLKSYIDRMVEQWMAGNPEALAETMNESLEDDPALAEALLYRRNRNWVEWIDTRMDQPGTVFIAVGAGHLAGDKSVQDYLAQRDIEVVRVQ, from the coding sequence ATGAAATCGACGTTCAAATCGCTCGCTCTTGCCGCTTCAAGCCTTTCCCTCCTGTTTGCCGGCGCAGGCTGCGCCCCGATGGACGGCGCGCGCTCCGCTTCCTCCGATGCGGCCATGTGGCAGAAGCCGGCCGGTGCCGAGGGGCCGGCCATGTGGAAGGTATCCGACGAGGATACGACCATATACCTGTTCGGGACCATCCACGTGCTGCCCGAAGGTCTCGACTGGTACACGCCGACCGTGGCGAATGCGCTGACCGGTTCCGACATCATGGTCACCGAAATTCTCGGCGATGCCATGTCCGATACGGAAACGGCACAGCTGATGCAGACCAAGGGCATGCTGCCGCAGGGCACCACGCTCCGCTCGCTGCTGGACGAGGAACAGACCGCGAAATACGAGGCCGCACTGGCGAAGATCGGCATCCCGGCCGCCAATTTCGACGGCTTCAAGCCGTGGAGCGTCGCGCTGACCCTTTCGGTCCTGCCGTTGATCCAGGAAGGCTACAAGATCGACGAAGGGGTCGAGCAGAAGCTCGAGGAATATGCTGGCGAGGACCTCGCGCGCGGCAACCTGGAAACGGTCGGCGAACAGCTCGCCATTTTCGACAACCTGCCGCAGGAAGACCAGATCGAGTTCCTCATGGCGGCGGCAGAGGAAACGGATAACCTCAAATCCTATATCGACCGCATGGTCGAACAATGGATGGCCGGTAACCCCGAGGCACTGGCCGAAACCATGAACGAAAGCCTGGAAGACGATCCGGCGCTGGCCGAAGCCCTGCTCTATCGCCGCAACCGCAACTGGGTCGAGTGGATCGACACCCGCATGGACCAGCCCGGCACGGTCTTCATCGCCGTGGGGGCAGGCCACCTCGCGGGGGACAAGAGTGTCCAGGACTATCTGGCGCAGCGCGATATCGAAGTGGTTCGCGTCCAGTGA
- a CDS encoding TraB/GumN family protein, with the protein MIRRVGIWLAAFALLAGCDDQGASDQPPPSPILYELANADGEMEGWLFGTVHSLPDGVRWRTPALEDAVTRADSLMVEVASLDGGATTANVFRDLSTTSGLPPVLDRLEGADRERLVEALSEAGLSHTTFAGVEDWAVALALASALSPGDPANGVDRALIADFRGRTIHQFEGAPAQFRIFDALPSEAQRTLLMEAVSEAGEDPDKPAPYLVWLTGDADALEDMTTDGMLADPALRKALLIDRNRAWSRRLASRLESEGPMLVAVGAAHLPGPDGLVALMEERGYTATRIQ; encoded by the coding sequence GTGATCCGCCGTGTCGGCATCTGGCTGGCAGCCTTTGCGCTGCTGGCCGGATGCGACGACCAGGGCGCGTCCGATCAGCCACCCCCCTCCCCCATTCTCTACGAACTCGCGAATGCGGACGGAGAGATGGAGGGTTGGCTTTTCGGGACGGTGCACTCCCTCCCGGACGGCGTGCGATGGCGAACGCCGGCGCTGGAAGATGCGGTAACCCGGGCGGACAGCCTGATGGTGGAAGTGGCATCGCTCGACGGCGGTGCCACGACTGCGAATGTATTCCGAGACCTGTCTACGACAAGCGGTCTTCCGCCGGTTCTCGACCGGCTCGAGGGTGCAGATCGCGAACGGCTCGTGGAAGCCTTGTCCGAAGCGGGGCTTTCCCACACGACTTTCGCCGGGGTCGAGGACTGGGCCGTCGCTCTCGCGCTCGCCAGCGCACTCTCCCCGGGCGATCCTGCAAACGGAGTTGACCGGGCTCTCATCGCGGATTTCAGGGGCCGCACGATCCACCAGTTCGAAGGCGCTCCGGCGCAATTCCGCATTTTCGACGCGCTGCCGTCCGAAGCGCAGCGAACTCTGCTGATGGAAGCGGTGAGCGAGGCTGGGGAAGATCCCGACAAGCCCGCGCCTTACCTCGTCTGGCTGACGGGCGATGCGGACGCCCTCGAGGACATGACGACGGATGGCATGCTGGCCGATCCGGCGCTGCGCAAGGCTCTGCTGATCGACCGCAACCGCGCCTGGTCGCGCCGCCTTGCAAGCCGTCTGGAAAGCGAAGGTCCGATGCTGGTCGCAGTCGGTGCGGCGCACCTTCCCGGGCCCGACGGTCTCGTCGCCCTCATGGAAGAGCGTGGCTACACCGCGACGCGCATCCAGTAG
- a CDS encoding 50S ribosomal protein L25/general stress protein Ctc: MSDALTLPAETREQAGKGASRSLRREGRVPAVIYGGNEEPTMIHVEEKELVKQLMTGHFMNSIVQIELGGKKMRTLPKDVALDPVTDRPIHADFLRMVKGAKIDVEVPVVFINEEQSPGLKKGGVLNVVRHELELVCDSEKIPSEIEIDVTGKEVGDSIHISEVTLPEGSESAITDRDFTIATLVAPSALKKSEDETDEEVTETEVTEQNADTVEDEDDNVVEGE; encoded by the coding sequence ATGAGCGACGCTCTGACCCTGCCGGCCGAGACGCGCGAACAGGCTGGCAAGGGAGCCTCCCGTTCACTGCGTCGCGAAGGCCGCGTACCCGCCGTAATCTACGGCGGAAATGAAGAACCCACGATGATCCACGTCGAGGAGAAGGAACTGGTCAAGCAATTGATGACCGGTCACTTCATGAACTCGATCGTGCAGATCGAACTCGGCGGCAAAAAGATGCGCACCCTGCCCAAGGACGTTGCGCTCGATCCCGTCACCGACCGTCCGATCCACGCCGACTTCCTGCGCATGGTCAAGGGCGCGAAGATCGACGTCGAAGTGCCGGTGGTCTTCATCAACGAAGAACAGTCGCCCGGCCTCAAGAAAGGCGGCGTCCTCAACGTCGTGCGTCACGAGCTCGAGCTGGTCTGCGACAGCGAGAAGATCCCGAGCGAAATCGAGATCGACGTCACCGGCAAGGAAGTCGGCGATTCGATCCACATCAGCGAAGTGACCCTTCCCGAAGGCAGCGAAAGCGCGATCACCGATCGCGACTTCACGATTGCCACGCTGGTCGCACCGTCCGCGCTCAAGAAGAGCGAAGACGAGACCGACGAGGAAGTCACCGAGACCGAAGTCACCGAGCAGAATGCCGACACGGTCGAGGACGAAGACGACAACGTGGTCGAAGGCGAGTAA
- the pth gene encoding aminoacyl-tRNA hydrolase yields MQIWAGLGNPGPRYSMQRHNVGFMACDVIAEMNGFGPVQKKFQGWTQEGQIDGEKVLLLKPATFMNESGRSVGEALRFYKLGTADLTVFHDELDLAPMKVRVKQGGGTAGHNGLRSIGQHCDQDFRRVRIGIGHPGHKDRVHGHVLGNYAKSEMDDLAQLLGAIGAEAAWLARGESERFVSDLALRMSDRD; encoded by the coding sequence ATGCAGATCTGGGCAGGACTAGGAAATCCGGGGCCGCGCTATTCCATGCAGCGGCACAATGTCGGCTTCATGGCATGCGACGTGATTGCCGAAATGAACGGCTTCGGACCGGTGCAGAAGAAGTTCCAAGGCTGGACCCAGGAAGGCCAGATCGACGGCGAGAAGGTCCTGCTGCTGAAGCCGGCCACGTTCATGAACGAGAGCGGTCGCAGCGTCGGCGAGGCGTTGCGGTTCTACAAGCTGGGCACCGCGGATCTTACCGTCTTCCATGACGAACTGGACCTTGCGCCCATGAAAGTTCGGGTGAAGCAGGGCGGCGGCACGGCCGGCCATAATGGCCTGCGATCGATCGGCCAGCATTGCGACCAGGATTTCCGGCGTGTCCGGATCGGCATCGGCCATCCGGGACACAAGGACCGGGTGCACGGCCATGTCCTTGGAAACTACGCGAAATCGGAAATGGACGATCTGGCGCAATTGCTGGGCGCCATCGGTGCCGAAGCGGCATGGCTCGCGCGCGGAGAGTCCGAAAGGTTCGTGAGTGACCTCGCGCTGCGCATGTCAGACCGCGACTGA
- a CDS encoding PEP-CTERM sorting domain-containing protein has product MHTAKSAALSFGLFLAFAGTPALAMDRPGSDPGGSGPVSVPEPGMVGLMGLALLGLAVARRRKT; this is encoded by the coding sequence ATGCACACAGCAAAGTCAGCCGCGCTGTCTTTCGGACTCTTTCTCGCATTTGCCGGTACGCCGGCGCTCGCCATGGATCGGCCCGGCTCCGATCCGGGCGGCTCGGGACCTGTTTCGGTGCCCGAACCCGGCATGGTCGGCCTGATGGGCCTGGCGCTGCTGGGCCTGGCCGTGGCGCGCCGCCGGAAAACCTGA
- a CDS encoding SDR family oxidoreductase: MPELTRRTLLAGTAATGAFAASGLSAQTDMVGTEPDLSGKSILITGCSSGFGRLGAEYYARRGAKVFATMRNTPRPEAEELRKLASEENLDITVIRLDVLLQDEIDAAMETVSNALRGGALDVLVNNAGIGITGPSEVQDMEATSLMFDTNVFGPHRMARAVLPAMRAAGGGQIFQISSQLGRVIVPHSGHYSATKFALEAMGEQLAYELVPHNIDVTIIEPGGYPTEVWVNRNIYSEALQQRAADIHKAGYPDVVARMGEEDGSGRSADPMDVPRAIAKIIAMPAGTRPLRQPVSGGAIPQTEINRVAAETQVGWLGGSGYGPWIKAVHGR; the protein is encoded by the coding sequence ATGCCCGAACTGACCCGACGTACCCTCCTCGCTGGCACCGCCGCTACCGGAGCCTTTGCCGCCAGCGGCCTGTCCGCGCAAACCGACATGGTCGGGACCGAACCGGACCTGTCGGGCAAGTCGATCCTCATCACCGGCTGTTCGTCCGGCTTCGGACGACTTGGCGCGGAATATTACGCGCGGCGTGGCGCGAAGGTCTTCGCAACGATGCGCAACACGCCCCGGCCCGAGGCGGAAGAGTTGCGCAAACTCGCGAGCGAGGAAAATCTCGACATCACCGTCATTCGCCTCGACGTTCTCCTGCAGGATGAAATCGACGCGGCGATGGAAACCGTTTCCAACGCGCTGCGCGGGGGTGCGCTCGATGTGCTGGTGAACAATGCCGGGATCGGGATCACCGGTCCTTCCGAAGTCCAGGACATGGAGGCGACCAGCCTCATGTTCGACACCAATGTTTTCGGCCCGCATCGCATGGCCCGCGCGGTGCTGCCCGCGATGCGGGCGGCAGGCGGCGGCCAGATCTTCCAGATCAGTTCGCAGCTCGGCCGGGTCATCGTGCCCCATTCCGGGCATTATTCCGCGACCAAGTTCGCGCTGGAAGCGATGGGCGAGCAACTGGCCTACGAACTGGTACCGCACAATATCGACGTCACGATCATCGAGCCCGGCGGGTACCCGACGGAGGTCTGGGTGAACCGTAACATCTATTCCGAAGCGCTCCAGCAGCGTGCCGCGGACATCCACAAGGCGGGCTATCCCGATGTCGTTGCCCGGATGGGCGAGGAAGACGGTTCCGGCCGCAGCGCCGATCCGATGGACGTGCCGCGCGCGATCGCGAAGATCATCGCCATGCCCGCCGGAACGCGCCCCTTGCGTCAGCCGGTCAGTGGCGGTGCGATCCCGCAGACCGAGATCAACCGCGTTGCCGCCGAAACGCAGGTCGGATGGCTCGGCGGATCGGGCTACGGCCCGTGGATCAAGGCGGTCCACGGGCGCTGA
- the ychF gene encoding redox-regulated ATPase YchF, with the protein MGFRCGIVGLPNVGKSTLFNALTQTQAAQAANYPFCTIEPNVGQVAVPDERLEKIAAIAKSAKTIHTQLAFVDIAGLVKGASKGEGLGNQFLANIREVDAIVHVLRCFEDDDIQHVSNKVDPIADAEVVETELLLADLESLEKRVENARRRATGGDKEAKALVSVLGQALDLLKDGKPARLTQPNDDEEAALFEQAQLLTAKPVLYVCNVAEEDAATGNALSEEVFAKAEREGAQAVIVSAAIESELVEMEQEDRTEYLESLGLEESGLAKIIRAGYRLLGLQTFFTAGPKESRAWTFPAGAKAPQAAGEIHTDFERGFIRAETIAYDDYVALGGEGAAREAGKLRQEGKEYLVQDGDVMLFKFNV; encoded by the coding sequence ATGGGTTTCCGTTGCGGGATCGTGGGCCTGCCGAATGTCGGCAAGTCGACGCTGTTCAATGCACTGACGCAGACGCAGGCCGCGCAGGCCGCGAATTATCCGTTCTGCACGATCGAGCCCAATGTCGGCCAGGTCGCGGTCCCGGACGAACGGCTGGAGAAGATCGCCGCGATCGCCAAGAGCGCGAAGACGATCCACACGCAGCTCGCCTTCGTGGATATTGCCGGCCTCGTGAAGGGCGCCAGCAAGGGAGAGGGCCTTGGCAACCAGTTCCTCGCCAACATCCGCGAGGTCGACGCAATCGTCCACGTCCTGCGCTGCTTTGAGGATGACGACATCCAGCACGTCAGCAACAAGGTCGACCCGATCGCCGATGCGGAAGTCGTCGAGACCGAACTCCTGCTGGCGGACCTGGAAAGCCTCGAGAAGCGGGTCGAGAACGCGCGGCGCCGCGCGACCGGTGGTGACAAGGAAGCCAAGGCGCTGGTCAGCGTGCTGGGTCAGGCATTGGATCTTCTGAAGGACGGCAAGCCCGCCCGCCTCACCCAGCCCAACGACGACGAGGAAGCCGCGCTGTTCGAACAGGCGCAGCTGCTGACGGCCAAGCCGGTTCTCTACGTCTGCAACGTGGCGGAAGAAGATGCCGCGACCGGCAACGCGTTGAGCGAGGAAGTCTTCGCCAAGGCGGAGCGCGAAGGTGCGCAGGCGGTGATCGTTTCCGCCGCGATCGAGTCCGAGCTGGTCGAAATGGAGCAGGAAGACCGCACCGAGTATCTCGAGAGCCTCGGCCTCGAAGAAAGCGGCCTCGCGAAGATCATCCGCGCCGGGTATCGCCTTCTGGGTCTGCAGACCTTCTTCACCGCCGGTCCCAAGGAATCGCGCGCCTGGACTTTCCCTGCCGGAGCCAAGGCGCCGCAGGCTGCGGGCGAGATCCACACCGATTTCGAGCGCGGCTTCATCCGCGCCGAGACGATCGCCTACGACGATTACGTTGCCCTGGGCGGAGAAGGCGCCGCACGCGAGGCCGGCAAGCTGCGCCAGGAGGGTAAGGAGTACCTCGTCCAGGACGGCGACGTGATGCTGTTCAAATTCAACGTCTGA
- a CDS encoding DUF1206 domain-containing protein, with amino-acid sequence MVDKSEKFNWAVRVGYFSRAILYAVLGLVALTSAGRIAEGTDGVFLAIEDYPAGTVLLWIMAVGLTAYALFRFCSLLFDIENNGSDSKGWAKRVGHAGSGIGHLVLAYSAFKFANDSASSSSGGGAEEAAAGILSVELGGIVLGVLGVIFFAVAVFQAKKGISGDFMHRISPAAPSATRWLGGVGFCARAVVYAVIGWSLVQAGFFSQGADEVKTLGDAVASLAGEGPIFTITAIGLLTFGLFSLILARYRIIPDMDSSKGIPKFRI; translated from the coding sequence ATGGTCGACAAGTCGGAGAAGTTCAATTGGGCCGTGCGCGTGGGATATTTCAGCCGCGCGATACTTTATGCTGTGCTGGGTCTGGTCGCACTGACCAGCGCGGGCCGGATTGCCGAAGGCACCGACGGCGTGTTCCTCGCGATCGAGGACTATCCCGCCGGCACCGTGCTTCTCTGGATCATGGCGGTGGGCCTCACGGCCTATGCCCTGTTCCGCTTCTGCTCGTTGTTGTTCGATATCGAGAACAACGGTTCGGATTCGAAAGGCTGGGCGAAGCGGGTCGGTCATGCCGGCAGCGGCATCGGTCACCTCGTCCTCGCCTATTCGGCCTTCAAGTTCGCCAATGACAGTGCGTCCTCGTCGTCCGGTGGCGGCGCAGAGGAAGCGGCCGCCGGTATTCTGTCGGTCGAACTCGGCGGTATCGTCCTCGGGGTCCTCGGGGTGATCTTCTTCGCGGTGGCCGTATTCCAGGCGAAGAAGGGCATTTCGGGCGACTTCATGCACCGCATCAGTCCCGCGGCCCCGTCCGCGACGCGTTGGCTCGGAGGCGTCGGCTTCTGTGCGCGCGCCGTCGTCTATGCCGTGATCGGGTGGTCGCTCGTCCAGGCGGGCTTCTTCTCGCAAGGCGCCGACGAAGTGAAGACGCTGGGCGACGCGGTCGCGAGCCTCGCGGGCGAAGGGCCGATCTTCACGATCACGGCCATCGGCCTGCTGACCTTCGGCCTCTTCAGCCTGATCCTCGCCCGGTATCGCATCATTCCGGACATGGATTCCAGCAAGGGAATCCCCAAGTTCCGGATATGA
- a CDS encoding glutaredoxin: protein MSDAQTPDRAHSSGARTARLYRMVMDKHVCPYGTKSKFLLEREGYSVEDHHLTTRAETDAFKAKHGVSTTPQTFVGNDRIGGYDDLRAWLGKAGKDGPSYTPVLAVFAVGALLAVSLSMFVYGSAFTIRTAEWFVAFSMAMLAMLKLQDVEQFSTMFVGYDLLGMRWVPYAYAYPFLEAAAAILMAGRVLPWLSIPIALTIGTIGAVSVFYAVYIQKRDIKCACVGGSGNVPLGFVSLTENLAMIAMGIWMLVRPAL from the coding sequence ATGAGCGACGCGCAAACTCCCGATCGCGCGCATTCGTCCGGCGCGCGTACTGCCCGCCTCTACCGGATGGTGATGGACAAGCATGTCTGCCCCTACGGCACGAAGTCCAAGTTCCTGCTGGAACGCGAAGGCTATTCAGTCGAGGATCACCACCTGACGACGCGCGCAGAGACGGATGCCTTCAAAGCAAAACACGGCGTCTCCACCACGCCCCAGACCTTCGTCGGGAACGACAGGATCGGCGGCTACGACGATCTGCGCGCGTGGCTCGGCAAGGCCGGAAAGGACGGGCCGAGCTATACGCCAGTCCTCGCGGTCTTTGCAGTCGGAGCCCTGCTGGCCGTGTCGCTCAGCATGTTCGTCTATGGCAGCGCCTTCACGATCCGGACCGCCGAATGGTTCGTCGCCTTCTCGATGGCGATGTTGGCCATGCTCAAGCTGCAGGATGTGGAGCAGTTCTCCACCATGTTCGTCGGCTACGACCTGCTGGGCATGCGCTGGGTGCCCTATGCGTACGCCTACCCGTTTCTCGAGGCGGCCGCCGCCATCCTGATGGCGGGCCGCGTGCTGCCCTGGCTCTCTATCCCGATCGCACTGACCATCGGCACGATCGGTGCCGTCAGCGTCTTTTACGCGGTGTATATCCAGAAACGCGACATCAAGTGCGCCTGTGTCGGTGGCAGTGGCAACGTGCCGCTCGGCTTCGTCTCGCTGACCGAAAATCTCGCCATGATTGCCATGGGGATTTGGATGCTGGTACGCCCTGCGCTCTGA